Proteins encoded by one window of Cylindrospermum stagnale PCC 7417:
- a CDS encoding elongation factor G — MNEKVKSGSRNVAIVGPYLSGKTTLLESLLFVTGAISRKGTVKDGNTVGDSANESRDRRMSVEVSAASTEYNGTRFTFIDCPGSVEFAQETYNALMGVDAAIVVCEPIRDRVLTLAPLFKFLDDWEIPHLVFVNKMDRANIHVLETLHALKAVSSRPLVAHQYPIMQGEQLTGFIDMVSEQAYQYRLGAPADQIPFPENLKEEEHIARSQMLEALANFDDHLLEELLEDIEPPQEEIFQDLKLELGADLVVPVFFGVAELDYGVRPLLDALLREAPEPETTMERRLGKISDTPVAQVLKTYYTPQGGKLSLVRVWQGTLTDGMLLNGIRAGGIYRLMGQQQQFINEAGAGEIVALSRLESVKTGDVISTVQPVRELPKAEQLEPVFALAVTPEKRNDEVKLSSAIAKLLEEDPSLAWEQHGDTHEVILWGQGEIHLQVALDRLRRKYNLPMSTHLPQVPYKETIRKPVASVHGRYKHQSGGHGQFGDVFLDIQPLPRGTGFNFSEKIVGGVVPRQYIPGVEMGVREFLTHGPLGFPVVDVAVTLTNGSYHSVDSSEQAFKQAARLAMQTGIPQGQPTLLEPILRVLVTTPSEFTSKVLQLLSGRRGQILGYEGRHDWQGWDNVSAFLPQAEMQNFIVELRSLTLGVGSFHWEQDHLQEVPEKLAERILTNGSNGGNGNGK, encoded by the coding sequence TGGGGGATAGTGCGAATGAGTCGCGCGATCGCAGAATGAGTGTAGAGGTAAGTGCAGCGAGTACTGAATATAACGGTACTCGCTTTACCTTTATTGACTGTCCGGGTTCAGTGGAATTCGCCCAAGAGACCTACAACGCCTTAATGGGAGTCGATGCCGCAATTGTCGTTTGCGAACCGATACGCGACAGAGTTCTCACCCTCGCGCCGCTATTTAAATTCCTCGACGACTGGGAAATTCCCCATCTCGTCTTTGTCAACAAAATGGACAGGGCAAACATTCACGTTCTCGAGACATTACACGCCCTAAAAGCCGTTTCTAGCCGTCCTTTAGTCGCCCACCAATACCCCATCATGCAGGGTGAGCAACTGACAGGATTTATTGATATGGTGAGTGAACAGGCTTATCAATATCGTCTCGGCGCACCTGCTGACCAAATTCCTTTTCCCGAAAACCTAAAAGAAGAAGAACATATAGCCAGGTCCCAAATGCTGGAAGCCCTAGCAAATTTTGACGATCATTTATTGGAAGAACTTTTAGAAGACATTGAACCACCCCAAGAGGAAATTTTCCAAGATTTAAAATTGGAATTAGGCGCTGATTTAGTTGTGCCGGTTTTCTTTGGTGTGGCGGAACTAGATTATGGTGTCAGACCTTTATTAGATGCTTTGCTGCGGGAAGCACCAGAACCAGAAACCACAATGGAACGGCGCTTAGGCAAAATTTCTGATACTCCTGTAGCGCAGGTGCTGAAAACTTACTATACTCCCCAAGGTGGGAAACTTTCTTTGGTGCGTGTTTGGCAGGGTACCTTAACTGATGGGATGTTACTTAACGGTATTCGCGCAGGTGGTATTTACCGCTTGATGGGACAACAACAGCAGTTTATTAATGAAGCTGGTGCTGGTGAAATTGTCGCTTTGAGTCGTTTGGAATCGGTAAAAACTGGGGATGTAATTTCTACAGTGCAGCCTGTGAGGGAGTTACCGAAAGCTGAACAGCTAGAACCTGTGTTTGCTTTAGCCGTGACACCAGAAAAACGCAACGATGAAGTTAAACTTAGCAGTGCGATCGCTAAACTATTAGAAGAAGATCCCTCACTCGCTTGGGAACAACACGGCGACACCCACGAAGTGATTCTCTGGGGACAAGGGGAAATACATTTGCAAGTCGCTTTAGATAGACTGCGTCGCAAGTATAATTTGCCGATGTCCACGCATTTACCCCAAGTACCTTATAAAGAAACCATCCGTAAACCTGTAGCTTCAGTTCATGGACGCTACAAACACCAAAGCGGTGGACACGGGCAATTTGGTGATGTTTTTCTCGATATTCAACCATTACCCAGAGGTACAGGTTTTAACTTTAGTGAAAAAATTGTCGGTGGTGTCGTTCCTAGACAATATATACCAGGGGTAGAAATGGGTGTGCGGGAATTTCTCACACACGGGCCTTTGGGTTTTCCGGTGGTGGATGTAGCGGTAACTTTAACAAATGGTTCTTATCACAGCGTTGATAGTTCAGAACAGGCTTTTAAACAAGCTGCGCGTCTAGCAATGCAAACTGGTATACCCCAAGGGCAACCAACGCTGTTAGAACCGATTTTGCGGGTATTGGTGACTACTCCCAGTGAGTTTACCTCGAAGGTGTTGCAACTGCTGAGTGGTAGACGGGGGCAGATTTTGGGCTATGAAGGCAGACATGATTGGCAAGGTTGGGATAATGTATCTGCATTTTTGCCCCAAGCAGAGATGCAGAATTTTATCGTAGAATTGCGATCGCTAACTCTTGGCGTTGGTTCTTTCCACTGGGAACAAGATCATCTCCAAGAAGTTCCAGAAAAGCTTGCTGAACGCATTCTCACCAATGGTAGTAATGGCGGGAATGGCAACGGTAAGTAA
- a CDS encoding EF-hand domain-containing protein, with amino-acid sequence MIAFFSSSPEIPAIIMALSAIIGHVSTSFYQTPIVFGAKSAMIPGYLFVVTLHLYCAIHLLLEPNSTLWLLNTFLVLCIYVWCRVFYLIFTVAGLFKNNLYSASILAAGVLILPSVLGASGNLLFIIFVIGYNALYKLIMNPTAAEWLSWTKESARQTLIDEDAKELWLSKHLAINLDELDDQTVAAALFAKLDKDNSGILDKEELRTLWHEWQVPDTFIDNFISRNTKLDGFSFVEFYEKIWQIKGVKERLKRENLKNEHLIKGKNITNEEKARLIFDQIDIDRSGYVDKFEITTLLLEWGLPSIEVEEYIRRYDDDKDFKFSFEEFFNKMRPIWSFAYSNIILMT; translated from the coding sequence GTGATTGCCTTTTTTAGTAGTAGTCCAGAAATCCCCGCCATCATCATGGCGCTATCAGCAATCATCGGTCATGTCAGTACATCTTTTTACCAAACACCGATCGTTTTTGGCGCCAAGAGTGCAATGATTCCCGGATATTTATTCGTTGTAACTTTACATTTGTATTGTGCAATTCATCTGCTCTTAGAACCTAATTCAACTCTTTGGTTGCTCAACACATTTTTGGTTCTGTGTATATACGTTTGGTGTCGAGTCTTTTACTTGATTTTTACAGTTGCCGGATTGTTCAAAAATAATCTTTACTCAGCCTCAATTCTCGCAGCCGGAGTATTGATATTACCTTCTGTATTGGGTGCTTCAGGCAATCTGTTATTTATCATTTTTGTAATTGGCTATAACGCTTTGTACAAATTGATTATGAATCCAACAGCAGCAGAATGGCTCAGTTGGACAAAAGAAAGTGCAAGACAAACCTTAATTGATGAAGATGCTAAAGAATTATGGTTAAGTAAGCATTTGGCGATAAATTTAGATGAACTTGATGATCAAACAGTAGCAGCAGCACTTTTTGCTAAATTGGATAAAGATAATAGTGGAATTTTAGATAAAGAAGAATTGAGAACTCTTTGGCATGAGTGGCAAGTGCCAGACACTTTTATCGATAACTTTATTTCTCGAAATACCAAGTTAGACGGATTTAGCTTTGTTGAATTTTATGAAAAAATTTGGCAAATTAAAGGAGTGAAGGAACGACTGAAAAGAGAAAACCTGAAAAATGAACATCTGATTAAAGGTAAAAATATTACCAACGAAGAAAAAGCTAGATTGATTTTCGATCAAATTGATATCGATAGAAGCGGTTACGTTGATAAATTTGAGATCACAACCCTATTGTTAGAGTGGGGGTTACCTTCGATAGAGGTTGAAGAATACATCAGAAGATATGATGATGATAAAGACTTTAAATTTTCCTTTGAAGAATTTTTCAACAAAATGCGGCCCATTTGGTCATTTGCCTACTCAAATATAATTCTTATGACCTAA
- a CDS encoding mCpol domain-containing protein: MSKNLLICLGDGDNIGDTIEFHLLSGNIEEASKFSSQVKTAIAKIAELVKDEIGASLVYVAGDDICFVVSAEKNIKDYLVKYSNFFLKTTGKTISFGVGRNSVEALICLRKAKVSGKGHVVTFGGTS, from the coding sequence GTGTCTAAAAATTTACTTATTTGTCTAGGTGACGGTGATAATATAGGTGATACTATTGAGTTTCATTTACTTTCAGGAAATATTGAAGAAGCTAGTAAATTTTCTTCTCAAGTAAAAACTGCTATTGCCAAAATAGCAGAGCTTGTGAAGGATGAAATAGGAGCATCTCTAGTTTATGTAGCTGGTGACGATATATGTTTTGTTGTGTCAGCAGAGAAAAATATTAAAGATTATTTAGTGAAATACTCCAATTTCTTTCTCAAAACTACTGGAAAAACGATCTCATTTGGTGTCGGGAGAAATTCGGTAGAAGCATTAATTTGTCTCCGGAAAGCTAAAGTCTCAGGTAAAGGTCATGTAGTTACATTTGGGGGTACATCTTGA
- a CDS encoding DUF5615 family PIN-like protein, translating into MIIRFQADADVNQNIVTGVLRREPKIDFKTALAAGLEGLPDREVLGIAATEGRILISHDRRTMPLHFAEYVTNQTSSGVLIVTQDIAIQEAIDSLILIWAASSAEEWVNRIAFVPF; encoded by the coding sequence ATGATAATTCGCTTTCAAGCAGATGCTGATGTTAACCAAAATATTGTCACAGGTGTTTTGCGACGTGAACCAAAAATTGATTTTAAAACAGCTTTAGCAGCAGGTTTGGAGGGTTTGCCAGATAGAGAAGTGTTAGGAATTGCAGCAACAGAAGGGCGAATTCTTATTTCTCATGATCGCAGAACGATGCCCCTACACTTTGCTGAATACGTCACAAATCAGACAAGTTCCGGTGTCTTGATTGTCACTCAGGATATAGCTATACAGGAAGCCATCGATAGTTTAATCCTAATTTGGGCTGCTTCAAGTGCAGAAGAATGGGTTAATCGGATTGCATTTGTGCCTTTTTAG
- a CDS encoding DUF433 domain-containing protein has translation MTLASLIHKQYVEYRETGYWIRDSRVSLDSVVYAFLNGTPPEAIVQSFPVLNLEQVYGAIAFYLANREAIDRYLKEGEVEFENLRQAARIKNSELYAKLAAAKGDFQ, from the coding sequence ATGACATTAGCATCATTAATTCACAAGCAGTATGTTGAGTATCGAGAAACCGGTTATTGGATTAGAGATAGCCGTGTTTCCTTAGATTCCGTGGTTTATGCTTTTTTAAATGGTACGCCACCTGAAGCGATTGTACAGAGTTTTCCTGTGTTAAATCTGGAACAAGTTTATGGTGCGATCGCATTTTACTTAGCAAACCGGGAAGCGATTGACAGGTATTTAAAGGAAGGTGAAGTGGAGTTTGAGAACCTGCGTCAAGCTGCACGTATAAAAAATAGCGAATTATATGCAAAGTTAGCTGCTGCAAAAGGCGATTTTCAATGA
- a CDS encoding DUF4058 family protein, translating to MPSPFPGMNPYLEYPELWPEVHHWIMTFIAELLIPKLRPKYRIAVEKRVYQMTDSNSVLVGIPDVTIGRYLISTKKEPSNIAVASPPAKPLTVNIPMPEEVRESYLEVREVGTGEVVTVIEVLSPKNKLTGEGRKAYENKRLQVLGSSTHLIEIDLLSGGEPMPILGNQIQSDYRILVSRSQLRPTAELYPFNLQEPIPAFLLPLRKGDTEPIVDLQAVIQDLFDRAGFDLAIDYSREAVPPIAEADVAWVNDLLKEQGLRS from the coding sequence ATGCCTTCACCGTTTCCAGGAATGAACCCCTATTTAGAATATCCTGAACTTTGGCCAGAAGTTCATCATTGGATTATGACTTTTATTGCTGAGTTATTAATCCCAAAATTACGACCAAAGTACAGAATAGCAGTAGAAAAACGGGTATATCAAATGACAGATAGCAATTCTGTTTTAGTTGGTATACCAGATGTAACCATAGGACGATATTTAATAAGTACAAAAAAAGAACCGTCTAATATTGCTGTAGCTTCACCACCTGCTAAACCCCTGACGGTTAATATCCCTATGCCTGAAGAAGTGCGGGAAAGTTACCTTGAGGTGCGGGAAGTGGGGACGGGGGAAGTTGTGACAGTAATTGAGGTTTTATCGCCAAAAAATAAGCTGACAGGGGAAGGTAGAAAGGCTTATGAAAATAAACGTCTACAAGTATTAGGAAGTTCAACTCATTTAATAGAAATAGATTTGCTGAGTGGTGGTGAACCTATGCCAATTTTGGGTAATCAAATTCAGTCAGATTATCGAATTTTGGTTAGTCGCAGTCAATTACGTCCCACAGCAGAATTATATCCTTTTAATTTACAAGAACCGATTCCCGCTTTTTTGTTACCTTTACGCAAGGGTGATACAGAACCGATAGTAGATTTACAAGCTGTGATACAGGATTTATTTGACCGTGCTGGTTTTGATTTAGCTATAGATTATAGTCGTGAAGCAGTTCCACCTATTGCGGAAGCTGATGTTGCTTGGGTGAATGATTTATTAAAAGAGCAAGGGTTGCGGTCATGA
- a CDS encoding DDE transposase family protein: MTDTQTWYIVKRSAGNCEIIPSKQLEDDNSEIIEQWGPFPNQGEAMGCAPQEAIARRVGLIRAGKCQPQ; the protein is encoded by the coding sequence ATGACTGATACACAAACTTGGTATATTGTCAAACGCTCCGCTGGAAACTGCGAAATCATCCCCAGCAAACAACTTGAGGACGATAACTCAGAAATTATTGAACAGTGGGGGCCTTTTCCGAATCAAGGAGAAGCGATGGGCTGTGCCCCGCAGGAAGCGATCGCACGTCGTGTAGGATTAATTAGGGCTGGCAAGTGCCAACCGCAATAA
- the ctpC gene encoding carboxyl-terminal processing protease CtpC translates to MVITKSRLVLGATVVTLSTIVVTSLGIHSRGQALFKESPKELVDEVWQIVQRQYVDGTFNQVDWLAVRKEYLSKPYSSQQEAYKSIREMLKKIGDPYTRFMDPEEFKNMQVDTSGELTGIGITISQDEKTKRLVVISPIEDTPAFKAGILSKDVILKIDGKSTEGMDTNQAVSLIRGEAGSQVSLIIQRNGQQKQFDIKRSRIEIHPVKFSQKQTPAGNIGYIRLNQFSANAGKEMQNAINNLESKKVSGYILDLRGNPGGLLFSSVEIARMWLNKGIIVSTINRQGEQEREVANGKALTTKPLVVLVNKGSASASEILSGALQDNKRAVLVGTQTFGKGLVQSVRPLEDGSGLAVTIARYHTPSGKDINKHGIDPDVKVELTEAQLQELWLNERDKLATLADPQFAKAVEVLGKQTANSATSTDKN, encoded by the coding sequence ATGGTGATTACAAAAAGTAGGCTTGTTTTGGGTGCTACGGTGGTAACGCTCTCTACAATTGTTGTTACTAGCCTTGGCATTCACTCGCGTGGTCAGGCTTTATTTAAAGAAAGTCCCAAGGAATTGGTGGACGAAGTTTGGCAAATCGTGCAGCGCCAATATGTAGACGGCACTTTTAATCAGGTTGATTGGCTGGCTGTTCGTAAAGAATATTTAAGCAAACCCTACAGTAGTCAGCAGGAAGCTTATAAGTCCATCCGGGAAATGCTCAAAAAGATCGGCGACCCTTATACCCGGTTTATGGACCCAGAGGAATTCAAGAATATGCAGGTGGATACGTCTGGAGAATTGACAGGTATTGGGATTACTATCAGTCAGGATGAAAAGACGAAGCGTTTGGTTGTAATTTCGCCGATTGAGGATACGCCTGCCTTTAAGGCTGGGATTCTATCTAAGGATGTCATCCTTAAAATTGACGGCAAAAGTACTGAGGGAATGGATACAAACCAAGCGGTGTCGCTGATTCGCGGGGAAGCAGGAAGTCAGGTAAGTCTGATTATTCAGCGTAACGGCCAACAAAAACAGTTTGACATTAAGCGATCGCGAATTGAAATCCATCCTGTGAAGTTTTCCCAAAAGCAAACTCCCGCAGGCAATATTGGTTACATCCGCCTGAACCAGTTCAGCGCCAACGCTGGGAAGGAAATGCAAAATGCAATCAACAATTTAGAATCTAAAAAGGTATCTGGATATATTCTGGATTTGCGTGGTAATCCTGGCGGTTTACTCTTCTCCAGCGTGGAAATTGCCCGGATGTGGCTGAATAAAGGTATCATTGTCTCCACCATTAACCGCCAAGGTGAGCAAGAGCGGGAAGTGGCAAACGGCAAGGCACTGACAACTAAACCGTTGGTGGTATTGGTGAATAAAGGTTCAGCTAGTGCCAGCGAAATCCTTTCAGGAGCCTTGCAGGATAACAAACGTGCCGTTTTGGTGGGTACGCAAACCTTTGGTAAGGGTCTAGTGCAATCGGTGCGACCGCTGGAAGATGGTTCAGGACTGGCGGTGACTATTGCTAGATACCACACCCCCAGTGGGAAAGATATCAATAAGCATGGCATTGATCCAGATGTGAAAGTGGAATTGACTGAGGCTCAGTTACAAGAATTGTGGCTAAATGAGCGTGATAAACTCGCTACACTAGCAGACCCCCAATTTGCCAAGGCGGTGGAAGTGCTGGGCAAACAAACGGCTAATAGCGCAACCTCAACGGATAAGAATTAA
- the ispG gene encoding (E)-4-hydroxy-3-methylbut-2-enyl-diphosphate synthase, whose amino-acid sequence MQTLPTLTTANTTSTQLAFDTTIKRRKTRPVKVGDVTIGGGYPVVVQSMINEDTLDIDGSVAGIRRLHEIGCEIVRVTVPSLGHAKALAEIKQKLIKTYRDVPIVADVHHNGMKIALEVSKHIEKVRINPGLYVFEKPNTNRTEYTQNEFDEIGEKIRETLAPLVVSLRDQGKSMRIGVNHGSLAERMLFTYGDTPQGMVESAIEFIRICESLNFHNLVISMKASRVPVMVAAYRLMAKRLDDLGMDYPLHLGVTEAGDGEYGRIKSTAGIATLLADGIGDTIRVSLTEAPEKEIPVCYSILQALGLRKTMVEYVACPSCGRTLFNLEEVLHKVREATKHLTGLDVAVMGCIVNGPGEMADADYGYVGKTPGYISLYRGREEIKKVPEALGVEELINLIKADGRWVEP is encoded by the coding sequence ATGCAAACTCTGCCCACTCTCACTACTGCAAATACTACATCAACTCAACTCGCCTTCGACACAACGATTAAACGGCGGAAAACCCGTCCCGTAAAAGTGGGAGATGTCACTATTGGGGGTGGCTACCCGGTGGTGGTGCAGTCGATGATTAACGAAGATACCTTAGATATCGATGGTTCGGTGGCGGGTATTCGGCGTCTGCACGAAATTGGCTGCGAAATTGTCCGCGTCACTGTTCCAAGTCTTGGACACGCGAAAGCATTGGCAGAAATTAAGCAGAAATTAATTAAGACTTACCGAGATGTGCCAATTGTCGCCGACGTGCATCACAATGGCATGAAAATCGCCCTGGAAGTCTCCAAACACATTGAGAAAGTACGGATTAATCCGGGTTTGTATGTATTTGAAAAGCCAAACACCAACCGCACCGAATACACCCAAAACGAATTTGATGAAATTGGCGAAAAAATCCGCGAAACTCTCGCACCTTTAGTGGTTTCTCTGCGAGATCAAGGCAAATCAATGCGAATTGGGGTAAATCACGGTTCCCTTGCTGAAAGGATGCTATTTACCTATGGCGATACCCCACAAGGAATGGTGGAATCTGCTATTGAATTCATTCGCATTTGTGAATCTTTGAATTTTCACAACTTGGTAATTTCTATGAAAGCCTCGCGGGTACCGGTGATGGTAGCTGCTTATCGATTGATGGCCAAGCGCCTGGATGATTTGGGTATGGACTATCCTCTACATTTGGGTGTCACTGAAGCTGGTGATGGGGAATATGGACGGATTAAATCTACAGCAGGGATTGCCACTTTGCTGGCTGATGGCATTGGTGATACAATTCGCGTGTCGCTGACAGAAGCACCAGAGAAAGAAATTCCTGTTTGCTACAGCATTCTGCAAGCTTTAGGATTGCGGAAAACTATGGTGGAGTATGTCGCCTGTCCTTCTTGCGGACGCACTTTGTTTAACTTAGAGGAAGTGCTGCACAAAGTCCGGGAAGCTACAAAACATTTGACAGGGTTAGACGTAGCTGTTATGGGTTGCATTGTCAACGGACCTGGAGAAATGGCGGATGCTGACTATGGTTATGTAGGCAAAACCCCTGGTTACATTTCTTTGTATCGCGGCAGAGAAGAAATTAAAAAAGTCCCAGAAGCACTAGGAGTAGAGGAGTTAATTAACCTGATTAAGGCAGATGGACGTTGGGTAGAACCTTGA
- a CDS encoding DUF4351 domain-containing protein, giving the protein MDIAPPDRAKVKAECLRLLVTLKLNPAKMQLISGFIDSYLKLNQAEEQRFQTELGSFRQEEQENVMQIVTSWMRQGIEQGIEQGIEQGIQREKDLIVRQIKRKLGEIDAELEAQVRGLEVERLEVLGEALFDFSTVEDLRDWLDNLNS; this is encoded by the coding sequence ATGGACATAGCGCCCCCAGATAGAGCAAAAGTCAAAGCAGAATGTTTAAGGCTGTTAGTAACTTTAAAATTAAATCCTGCTAAAATGCAATTAATCTCAGGCTTTATTGATAGTTATCTGAAGCTTAACCAAGCAGAAGAACAGCGATTTCAAACGGAATTAGGTTCATTCAGACAAGAAGAACAGGAGAACGTTATGCAAATTGTCACCAGTTGGATGAGACAAGGGATTGAGCAAGGAATTGAGCAAGGAATTGAGCAAGGAATTCAACGAGAAAAAGATTTGATCGTGCGTCAAATCAAGCGCAAATTAGGTGAAATTGATGCTGAATTAGAAGCTCAGGTTAGGGGTTTGGAGGTTGAACGCCTTGAAGTTTTAGGGGAAGCATTATTCGATTTTTCGACAGTGGAGGATTTGCGCGATTGGTTAGATAATCTGAACAGTTGA
- a CDS encoding helix-turn-helix domain-containing protein, producing the protein MKSYSVEFREKIVAAHLQKNISIRKVANIFSVSKSLVQKLVKQQKLEGNLQPKPRGKPQFSHLTNAEVELRELVEAHPDATLIELCEFLADKTGNWVGRSAMCRALQKLGLNRKKNKAEYPSRDS; encoded by the coding sequence ATGAAGTCATACTCTGTCGAGTTTCGAGAAAAAATAGTTGCAGCACATCTTCAAAAAAACATCTCAATCAGGAAAGTAGCTAACATATTTTCCGTCTCAAAGAGTTTAGTGCAAAAGCTTGTAAAGCAACAAAAACTTGAAGGAAATTTACAACCAAAGCCGCGAGGGAAACCACAATTTAGTCATTTAACAAATGCGGAAGTAGAGTTAAGGGAATTAGTTGAAGCACATCCAGATGCAACATTGATAGAGTTATGTGAATTCTTGGCAGACAAGACTGGTAATTGGGTGGGTCGAAGTGCAATGTGTCGGGCCTTACAGAAATTAGGATTAAATCGTAAAAAAAACAAAGCGGAGTACCCAAGCCGGGACTCTTAG
- a CDS encoding transposase: MDETGVLLGLTRTHARSQMGTRAYSLNPFYRGSKVTVIGAISINKVVALMTMNNSMDGRAFELFVEKFLVPNLWSGAVVVMDNLSAHKLDSIVLMIEAVGAKVICLSSYSPDFNPIELWWSQLKSFLRRFAPTTTEMVDKLISVALDLINPQQLRNWFASCCYCTS, translated from the coding sequence TTGGACGAAACTGGCGTTCTACTTGGGTTAACGAGGACTCATGCCCGTTCACAAATGGGAACAAGAGCTTACTCTCTTAACCCCTTCTATAGAGGTTCAAAAGTTACAGTAATTGGAGCAATTAGTATTAACAAAGTAGTTGCATTAATGACAATGAATAATTCAATGGATGGCAGGGCATTTGAATTATTTGTTGAGAAGTTTTTAGTGCCAAATTTATGGTCAGGAGCAGTAGTAGTCATGGATAATTTATCCGCACATAAACTAGATTCAATTGTGCTAATGATTGAAGCTGTAGGCGCGAAAGTTATTTGTTTATCCTCATACTCTCCCGATTTTAATCCAATTGAATTATGGTGGTCACAACTTAAATCTTTTCTACGCCGTTTCGCTCCAACTACAACGGAAATGGTTGATAAACTAATCTCAGTTGCACTCGACTTAATAAATCCTCAACAATTAAGAAACTGGTTTGCTAGTTGCTGCTACTGTACCTCATAA
- a CDS encoding DUF1778 domain-containing protein, with protein MSSTSSVNDARVTARISAQVKETLEQAAALSGATLNQFLVQAALKEAHKILEAERVINLSQQDADTVFSLIENPPEPNVALKAAAVKHQAFFRENH; from the coding sequence ATGTCTTCCACTTCTTCTGTTAATGATGCAAGGGTGACAGCAAGGATTTCCGCTCAGGTTAAGGAAACTTTGGAACAAGCCGCAGCCCTATCTGGAGCAACTTTAAACCAGTTTTTAGTTCAAGCGGCACTCAAAGAAGCTCACAAGATTTTAGAAGCAGAACGGGTAATTAACTTATCCCAACAAGATGCTGATACGGTCTTTAGCCTAATTGAAAATCCCCCTGAACCAAATGTTGCTTTAAAAGCGGCTGCTGTTAAACATCAAGCATTCTTCCGTGAAAATCATTGA
- a CDS encoding GNAT family N-acetyltransferase: protein MKIIELLNKSHDRQSFNCGSETLNQFLIRTARQHIQKGISRTFVLVGTEEPKTIIGFFTLSICEVQTEKLPPQFAKKYPTKVPGVKLARLAVTQDWQRQGIGEILMLEGMKRALVIAENAGVIGLFVDAKDEEAKAYYQRYGFVSLSDTPLEMFLPLETVKQLF, encoded by the coding sequence GTGAAAATCATTGAACTGCTGAATAAATCTCATGACCGCCAAAGTTTTAATTGTGGTAGTGAGACGCTAAATCAATTTTTGATCCGCACAGCACGGCAGCATATTCAAAAAGGTATTTCTCGCACCTTTGTTTTGGTTGGTACGGAAGAACCCAAAACTATTATTGGCTTTTTTACCTTGTCTATTTGTGAAGTGCAAACCGAAAAGTTACCGCCACAGTTTGCTAAAAAATACCCCACAAAAGTTCCTGGTGTTAAACTAGCACGTTTGGCTGTTACCCAAGACTGGCAACGGCAAGGGATTGGCGAAATTCTGATGCTTGAAGGTATGAAACGGGCTTTGGTGATTGCTGAAAATGCGGGAGTAATTGGTCTATTTGTTGATGCTAAAGATGAGGAAGCTAAAGCTTATTATCAACGCTATGGCTTTGTTAGTCTCTCGGATACTCCTTTAGAAATGTTCTTACCTCTGGAAACTGTTAAACAGCTATTTTGA